One Styela clava chromosome 4, kaStyClav1.hap1.2, whole genome shotgun sequence genomic window, GCAACATGAAATAGACTCTGTTGTTAGTCAGCTCAATGCTTTGTTATCAGCATCCATCTCCTTGTTTTATTCTCCATGTTCGAAATATCCTTTGCGATATCATGACAATGGTAGGTGAGTATTCAATTGCAAACCTATTTCTTATCAAAAATAATGTTCAGCATGAACCAGAAAAAgacatatttcagtatttcctTTATCTGTTTATCCAGTCTTTATGGGTTGATGGAATGGCAGAATGGTACATGAAAAATAGGTTATGCCATTATGCTGAACTTGAAAAAATTCTTTCGATAAGATGATCTGTTTTTAACTTGATATAGTCTAGTCTGTATAGTACAAAACCATGAAGCAAATTGCTAAATACTATTTGATCATTATGAATAAAAGGCACACTAAGTTAGAACAATACATTCATATTTGTACAGCAATGTGAATGCAATACAAGGTTCAGTTGTATTCCACGAAGATACATTGTGTTCCATGGAAATGTTGGTGAAATCGACAAAAACAGCTAGTGCAGTTAAATCAACCTTCAGGGATGATAAACAATGGAAATTACAGCAGGTGAAACGATTTTGTTCTTGGAAATTGTAGATAATCATACATCCCACAATGTACCCTGAAGCGCATGAGACTAAAGGACAAGGTAACACATGTTGAATATGTTGCAGAATTTCATCATATCCTTTGGTATATTGCAAGCCTAAACATGAATACCCAAGCTCACACTTTTCAATCATAATGCTGTAACAGGTCATTACTGAGTTGGTTGGTGGTATATTTTTTTCAGTGTCAGTATATGTCTATTAATAAGATATCAATTTTTAGATCCAAGATGCTATCAATCATTTGAAACTGGCTACAAGTGCTCTAAATGTTTTTCCAAAATCTTCTAGGTGAGATAACTTTCACTAATACAATGTTACTACTATATATAGATGACTCAGTCATCATGACTGATACCACGCGGTTGTATAATTTTACAAGTCAAGTCCTAATAGGCCTATGGTTAGCCGCAAAGACACGATTGCTTTCCTGTTTCATTGATATGTAATTTCAAATCTTGTATAAATTATctagaatattttttctatttggTTTGCTTGAACCActataatacatttttttttgtttccagaAATGGTCAGAATCAATATAGCAAAGGATATATTATTGGTGTACTCGATAAAATTAATAGAAGTATAAATATGTGCCGAATGAGATTATTTTCACCATGCAAACTATCACTTGAAGCTCTAGTATCTAGTGGTATTGTGGTGAGTACCTTTGATCAATTGGGATAGGAATAGAAATGTTCAAGCCCTGAATACTTCGCAGCATAGTTATTAACATTTGAAACCGCATGCTACTCGTTGATCCAATTTTCTAAATATCTATCTGTAAAATTGAATTGATGAATGATTTTTCTTATATGTGATTGGTTTATTGCTATTAATTAATTCAACAGAAAATGTTCACTCCTCCATTACCTGGTGATACGATTGTAAACTTTTTCATTTTGGAGGATTCTCTAGTTGTGACCCACTACACTGTGCAACAATCCCACACAACTATATCAAAGAATTCTCAACACAATAATCCTGCCTCACTCTTTCATCCTGTTGGTGCAATATTGTGAGTAATTTTTATGTTATATGAATCAATATATCCAGCAATATGCATATTGGAATTCCTGGTTACAAATTCTCCAATTTGTCTATTTGATGCAAGATCTTGTTACTATACGCAAGTGTGACCAAATCTTTCCACTGGGTTGAGTTTCATCGAAGTCTTGAAACAGCATTTTTGTATGTaaagaaaaaacaatttttgggaGAAGTATAGACTTTGAAAGCTCCATTGACTTTTTACAAGTAAAAGCTACTCTTCCATGTCCGGATATGTTGTACGTTTATCATAGTTAGTTGATAACTAAAAGATACTTCTCACTGTACTGTAAATAAAAGTGTGTAATTAGTATTTATTTGGGCATACTTCCAATAAAAAGCATTGCGCCCAATGAAGTTCTGTATGGTGAATCAGATGCCTAGGCCATCATTAACTATCACATGCTTCGCATGTTTTGTGCAAACTCACAGGTGTGTCCACCACAGCCTACCGCTGTTATCAACTCACAAATTGGGTGTTGCTctgaattttgataaaaaaaaatataaagaactGAATATAGACTCTCTGGGCCATACACACCTTGTGCAGTGTTTTTGTCTTTATCATACTTTCAAATTATAATCTCTTCAGGGAACATGGTGGTACACTCTATGAAGTTGCTACAGCTCATAAAGCAGATTGTCCAATACCATGGCTGAAAAAAATTCTTGTTGCTACAGACATTTGCCTGCAACTGACAAATGAATTAAGGGAAAAAGTAAGTTACTTTGGTAAAATAGATTTCATGAGTTGTGTTCTATGAGCTATTTTAGTCTTATTTGGTATAGGGTAATACTTGGATGAAAGAGTTAATGCACTGGTTAAAAACATATTGGTCATGCATCACCTCTAATACCGATTATTTCAATTTCGACTCTTGAGACCAACTCTATCTATTTATGAATAATATGGCAAATATTGGCCTACATAATAAAActcaataatattaaaaaactgtttttttattttgtatttctaGCTTGTGCACACAAAATAGTTTCAACCATGGATTCTCAGATGTCATATAATGCTACTAGCTCCATTCGTCAGAGTTTGTCTACGGTGCCTTCACTTCATTGTGCCATTTACATACAgtatttatgttttaaaatgaagcaaattttgtattattttgtcGATTAGAATTGGTTTCAAATAAAGAAGCATGTCAATTGATCACATGAATCAATGATGACTATTAATTGTACTAGTATTTTTACCACTTTCTTCTTGCTAGTGTTTATTtggtattaaaaaaatatgatttattcaTGACTAATGTTTACTCACATCATTGCTCATTGTATGTGCAAAATTGTGCAATTttcattgtaaaatatattttatgttttgctTGATACTCTCAAGAATTTTCAATAGATTGTGTTAAATGAACCGATAAAGAAAGGGGATAGGTAGGTATAATGTTGGGCAGCTGCCATGTTAGTTCGAGGCCTGTCTCGCTTCAGTCAACATTTCTTTATCTATTTATTAAAAAACCCTCTTGGACGCGCAGAAATCTGTCTGCTAACAAAGCTTTTCCCTGCAATCCACTTTAGCGGAGGCCGAGCTGTTTTGGGATTGCTCACAAAATACTTTAGCTGATTTGATACGTACTCTGGCAGGCATGAGCAGATGAAACCACATACTACAAAAGAcatgataaatatatttttaagcaGTAAAACTAACACTGTTGAATAGTATGCGAGAACATGACATAGATACttcaaaaaatctgaaaaatgtaGCCGAGTTGATATCGGGTCATATTACAGTATACCGTAAGTAATGATTGAACGGTGCCTGGTCACTCACTAGCATTACTGTGTGCATGGCTTGCAGGATTTCTTTGTCAATGATGCACAAACGTCGCCAACGATCAGTTTTTGGCATCGTAAATTATATTTGTTCATTGAGCTTTCTGGGTGAACAGAGCACCAGCCTTTACCATAAACAAAAAAAGGATGTTCAATTGGCGCTTCAACAGTTATTTGCAGCAAAGCATGGCCAACGAGAAAACTAAGAATAACCATACCCCTATGTTGATCATGTTCAATTTTGGCCACAGTGCTACTGTCTAACTTTAAGTCTGCACTCAACTGCGTGCATTTTTCAAAATCTTCTGTGCTGAGTTCTTCAACTGATTTAATTTCGCCAGTGCTCAAACTGATTTGAGCGCCTTTGTGAAAATGTGGTGGATAAAGCCCCATCCTTTCTTTGGCTTCGTTGCTCCAGTCTTGTTCCGCGGGAGGACTTGAATACGCATGAGCCTCCATATCGCAGTACTGTTCAGCAGTGGTAGGCGCGGTGCAGATACAAAACAGCCTGACTTTGCGATGTCTGAAATAATCTAAATTACCGAATTCCCACACGTAAAAATGTTCCCATTACTATGTCACACCAATGACATTCATTGGTCATTGGTCACACGTAGGAGGTAGGAATACGATTTACGTATATATCTAGAATAGATGGAGAACTAAGTCTCTGGAAAACTAACGGTAGCTTGTGTTACTAACCTTACTGGAAACAGAAAAGTTAACATATTGTGTCAAATCACTGACCGCCTTAGGGTGCGGACGTGTTGAACGATGGGATACTCTTTTAGCTAGAACTTTGATGGCAAATCTACGTGGTACCGTCAATATATTTAGAATGGAAACCTGGTAAATGGAATGGACACAGTAACAAATCTTATTCAATGTacttgaaagaaaaaaaaatggatttcatATCGGAGCTACGTCTAAGGGCCGTTATCTATTTACAGACTTATCTGGGAATGTGATATCCTTAAAAAAAGCTTACGCCTTCTGATAATCATGAAGAAATAAAAGTTATCGAAGATCAGACAATAAAAAGATGTTAGTTTAGGATATCAGCCGACATGTCTGCCtactaaaattttgatttagtAAAACACGGTAAAACTGGTTGAAAAGAGTTAATTTAATGGCTGACCACCATAGGCAAATGCTCGagattataaatttttaaatgaaaactttCTGAAATCTAACCATTTCcttaaagtttaaaaaaaaaacgaacccGGGACTATTTTTCGAGtttttagatttgtttgttcactaagaaTATGGAAAACAGCAGCTAACACTAATCACTTAGATGCAGTGGTGTGATTCAAATTTTTCGTCAGCCgattctgttacaaacagaacattgacagtaatgCTAACCAGTTCGCTGATCTCGTAAAAtaccgtgagacggttctatagaaccgatgcgaaccggctgaatcccaccactgcttaGATGTGATTATTAGGATTTGCATTTCGGCACATACCGTAAATCTCATTCTACTTATTCCGCAGTTTTCACCACTTTTACCCaccaaaattatttacaactgTAAAAGTAAGTAGCCCGTGAATATTACTTTCTCGTGTTCATGTATGCTGTTtatgaatttattcatttttttagttttgattgTCGTGATGTGTTTTTCCACATGTGTGAGTGGGATGAATGGGCACAAAGGCTAGTTACAGCGTTTGCTATAAACCTTTCTCTAGGTTTTGCCCAATTTCCCGTCTTTCCGTCGTAATTGTCTGTGTTATTTTTTTGTGTGCGTTCTGTGTTGTAGACGaaagatcaaaataaaattgtattgtattaacactgtttgttagtttttgttCCTgatagaacaagagagctatgctcaaatgtatggacacgaAAGGCGAAGAAATCTACCTTATCtcttacagtaccggtaccgtcaaAACCCTTGAATttcgaattgaaaaaaaaaacgaatcacatagagccggaaagttttgaaataaatgaaagtgatagccttttagcgaaaaatacaattacTGACCACTGATTTGAGCTATTTTGATATCAAAGTGAGTTATAGAGATTCATTATAAAAACAGGATTACAAATACGTTCGAATGTCAAGTTCGAGTTTATGGCATGCAACATTGGGCACGCGTGGCCTGTGCTGTGTCCCCTGCGGCAGGCAATGTGTCAGCAACTTTAAGTTGAAATACTCAGATGGGAGTGAGTTGTTGCGTGTCAAATCTCAGCTGGTATAATGATGCAAATCGTTTGAAAATAAACGATATATATACGAGAAGTCCGAAAAAAGTATACATGTCGTTGCATTTGTAAATTACGTAGGCCTACATCGGATATTTCATACCGACCGGTCTACAATAAATCGTGAAAATGCATTTCCAACGGtaactatattattttttttaatgaggAGCGCTTAAATTCATCGTATGTATCAAGCATCCCTGCAGGAAAGCTTATTCGCTAGTTGGTGGTTGGTTATACAGGAAAGCATGTTTCCTTGTGGTTGCTAGCTTGTTAGTTGTTGTATGTCT contains:
- the LOC120325881 gene encoding ataxin-1-like, which encodes MEAHAYSSPPAEQDWSNEAKERMGLYPPHFHKGAQISLSTGEIKSVEELSTEDFEKCTQLSADLKLDSSTVAKIEHDQHRGMVILSFLVGHALLQITVEAPIEHPFFVYGKGWCSVHPESSMNKYNLRCQKLIVGDVCASLTKKSCKPCTQ
- the LOC120326592 gene encoding protein rogdi homolog, producing the protein MIGANVKGNVHAGVLQHEIDSVVSQLNALLSASISLFYSPCSKYPLRYHDNGSNVNAIQGSVVFHEDTLCSMEMLVKSTKTASAVKSTFRDDKQWKLQQIQDAINHLKLATSALNVFPKSSRNGQNQYSKGYIIGVLDKINRSINMCRMRLFSPCKLSLEALVSSGIVKMFTPPLPGDTIVNFFILEDSLVVTHYTVQQSHTTISKNSQHNNPASLFHPVGAILEHGGTLYEVATAHKADCPIPWLKKILVATDICLQLTNELREKLVHTK